From Hymenobacter monticola, one genomic window encodes:
- a CDS encoding heavy metal-binding domain-containing protein: protein MKIVKISFVAAALFALAPLASQAQHAHGAGAADKHIAPGETHAHSAPHGGMVRSAKPYHMELVQQPTELRIYLLGDKMAAVSNKTLTGSVMVQTTDNKTATVPLTAGGTDYVVAKLPAGAKARTAIVSLKNGSEALNVRFDKLDTAAKASKTVSAAYTCPMNCEGSASDKPGSCPKCGMALVKKA, encoded by the coding sequence ATGAAGATTGTAAAGATTTCATTCGTTGCCGCCGCTCTTTTCGCCCTCGCACCCCTGGCCTCGCAGGCTCAGCACGCCCACGGCGCCGGTGCAGCGGATAAGCACATTGCTCCCGGCGAAACCCACGCCCACAGTGCTCCGCACGGCGGCATGGTGCGTTCGGCCAAGCCCTACCACATGGAGCTGGTGCAGCAGCCCACTGAGCTGCGCATCTACCTGTTGGGCGACAAGATGGCCGCCGTGTCCAATAAGACATTGACGGGTTCGGTGATGGTACAGACCACCGACAACAAGACGGCCACCGTGCCGCTGACGGCTGGCGGCACCGACTACGTGGTGGCCAAGCTGCCCGCCGGCGCCAAAGCCCGCACCGCCATCGTGAGCCTGAAAAACGGCAGCGAGGCCCTGAACGTGCGCTTCGACAAGCTGGACACGGCCGCCAAGGCCAGCAAGACCGTGTCGGCCGCCTACACCTGCCCCATGAACTGCGAAGGCAGTGCCAGCGACAAGCCCGGTAGCTGCCCCAAGTGCGGCATGGCCCTGGTCAAAAAAGCCTAG
- a CDS encoding cupredoxin domain-containing protein codes for MDSSEIIVTLTGLALSAFVIWYFFFSTRQTASAVSTSSGVQEVDITVKGGYSPDVIEVERGKPVQLSFYRDEENSCSEELLMPDFSIRRDLPAFKTTLVELLPQQAGTFTFTCGMGMLRGSLVVK; via the coding sequence ATGGACAGCTCCGAAATCATTGTGACGCTGACGGGCCTGGCCCTGTCGGCCTTCGTTATCTGGTACTTCTTCTTTTCCACCCGCCAGACGGCCAGCGCCGTTTCCACCTCCAGCGGGGTGCAGGAAGTGGACATTACTGTCAAAGGCGGCTACTCGCCCGACGTGATTGAAGTCGAGCGCGGCAAGCCCGTGCAGCTGAGCTTCTACCGCGACGAGGAAAACAGCTGCTCGGAGGAGCTGCTGATGCCCGACTTCAGCATCCGCCGCGACCTGCCCGCCTTTAAAACCACCCTGGTGGAGCTGCTGCCCCAGCAGGCCGGTACCTTTACGTTCACCTGCGGTATGGGCATGCTGCGCGGTAGCTTAGTCGTCAAATAG
- a CDS encoding DUF305 domain-containing protein, with the protein MKKSAFFLAALCSGSLLVASCSSDKTADSTAMTTETPTTEGAASGDMAGMDHSAGATGSAAGGDSPLMASMNEMMQKMEASKPKGNTDHDFAHHMLEHHKGAVAMADIQLRDGKDATMRQMAEKIKADQLKEITELEAVATRLDSAPTNYKPNDPADPFTSKMKASMDGMMKNMPPMVANPDMNFNMMMTVHHQSAVDMAKAELAHGKDTKLKEMAQMMITAQEKEIADFKAWHDQNTDKM; encoded by the coding sequence ATGAAAAAGTCCGCTTTTTTCCTCGCCGCCCTCTGCTCGGGCTCCCTGCTGGTGGCCAGCTGCAGCAGTGACAAGACCGCCGATTCGACGGCCATGACCACTGAAACGCCCACTACGGAAGGCGCCGCCTCCGGTGACATGGCCGGCATGGACCACTCGGCCGGGGCTACGGGCAGCGCCGCGGGCGGTGACTCCCCGCTGATGGCCTCGATGAATGAGATGATGCAGAAGATGGAGGCCAGCAAGCCCAAAGGCAATACTGACCACGACTTCGCTCACCACATGCTGGAGCACCACAAGGGCGCCGTGGCCATGGCCGACATTCAGTTGCGCGACGGCAAGGACGCCACCATGCGCCAGATGGCCGAGAAAATCAAAGCCGACCAACTTAAAGAAATCACCGAGCTCGAAGCCGTGGCCACCCGCTTGGACAGCGCCCCGACCAACTACAAACCCAACGACCCGGCCGACCCCTTCACCAGCAAGATGAAGGCCTCGATGGATGGCATGATGAAGAACATGCCCCCCATGGTGGCCAACCCAGACATGAACTTCAACATGATGATGACGGTGCATCACCAGAGCGCCGTGGACATGGCCAAAGCCGAACTGGCCCACGGCAAGGACACCAAGCTCAAGGAGATGGCGCAGATGATGATTACCGCCCAGGAGAAGGAAATCGCCGATTTCAAGGCCTGGCACGACCAGAACACCGACAAGATGTAA
- a CDS encoding heavy metal translocating P-type ATPase, which translates to MEPTTKTETLDIEGMTCASCASFVEKSLTRTPGVQRAMVNFATEKATIDYLPTQATPATLKEAVIKAGYGVTERTPDTSAADRQAEIDQQKALAYTKLKRRFWVATVLAIVIMPLSMLMLWPAMMARVNMQWLNYGLLVLTLPVLLYSGREFYTSAWNGFKHRAANMDTLIAVGTGAAFLYSLAATVVPGWFMRQGIMPEVYYDTTATIIALILLGKVLELRAKTQTSAAIKALMGLQAKTARVVRPDGQEVDVPIEQVQLNDLIVVRPGEKVATDGVIEEGHSAVDEAMLTGESLPVEKKTGDPVFGATLNKTGSFRFRVTKVGVDTMLSQIVKLVEDAQGSRAPIQRLADKVSAIFVPTVVVIAILTFVLWFDLAPVEARLPLALVNFVAVLIIACPCALGLATPTAIMVSTGKGAEHGVLIRNAEALEKAHQVNTVLLDKTGTITRGEPAVTDFVPAEGQDAAQLLQVVAAVERQSEHPLAEAVVRYADAQAATAIAATGFQAIEGKGAQASVNGQAVLIGNFRLLDEAGISLSPLVRRQADELLGQAKTVLYIAVGGKAAGVIGVADTVRETSAVAIKRLQSMGLEVVMMTGDNPQTAAQVAGQVGIKRYFAEVLPADKAGKVKELQAEGRIVAMVGDGINDAPALAQADIGLAMGGGTDVAMEAAGITLMRSDLQGVVTAIELSRQTIRTIKQNLFFAFIYNTLGIPIAAGLLYPFFGILLSPMLAAGAMALSSVSVLTNSLRLRSFSPAKN; encoded by the coding sequence ATGGAACCAACAACCAAGACCGAAACCCTCGACATTGAAGGCATGACCTGCGCGTCGTGCGCCTCCTTCGTCGAAAAGTCCCTGACCCGCACGCCCGGCGTGCAGCGGGCCATGGTCAATTTCGCCACCGAAAAAGCCACCATTGACTATCTGCCGACGCAGGCCACCCCGGCCACCTTAAAAGAGGCCGTAATCAAGGCGGGCTACGGCGTGACCGAGCGGACCCCCGATACGTCAGCCGCGGACCGACAGGCCGAAATCGACCAGCAGAAAGCCCTGGCTTATACTAAGCTCAAGCGCCGCTTTTGGGTAGCCACGGTGCTGGCCATTGTCATCATGCCCCTGAGCATGCTAATGCTCTGGCCCGCGATGATGGCACGCGTGAACATGCAGTGGCTGAATTATGGCCTGCTGGTGCTCACGCTGCCGGTGCTGCTGTATAGCGGACGCGAGTTCTATACTTCGGCCTGGAACGGCTTCAAGCACCGGGCCGCCAACATGGATACGCTGATTGCCGTGGGCACCGGCGCGGCTTTCCTCTACAGCCTCGCGGCCACGGTGGTGCCGGGCTGGTTTATGCGTCAGGGCATCATGCCCGAAGTGTATTACGACACCACGGCCACCATCATAGCCCTGATTCTGCTGGGCAAGGTGCTGGAGCTGCGGGCCAAAACGCAAACATCTGCGGCCATCAAGGCCCTGATGGGTTTGCAGGCGAAGACGGCCCGGGTGGTGCGCCCCGACGGCCAGGAAGTCGATGTGCCCATTGAGCAGGTGCAGCTTAACGACCTCATCGTGGTGCGTCCCGGCGAGAAAGTGGCTACTGATGGAGTCATTGAGGAAGGCCACTCGGCGGTGGACGAGGCCATGCTCACGGGCGAAAGCCTGCCGGTGGAAAAGAAAACCGGTGACCCGGTGTTCGGAGCCACGCTGAATAAGACCGGTTCCTTCCGCTTCCGGGTGACCAAGGTGGGCGTCGACACCATGCTCTCGCAGATTGTCAAGCTGGTAGAAGACGCCCAGGGTAGCCGCGCCCCGATTCAGCGGCTGGCCGACAAAGTCAGCGCCATTTTTGTGCCCACGGTGGTGGTCATTGCCATTCTCACCTTTGTGCTATGGTTTGACTTGGCGCCCGTGGAAGCGCGTCTGCCCTTGGCCCTGGTCAACTTCGTGGCGGTGCTCATCATTGCCTGCCCGTGTGCGCTGGGGCTGGCTACGCCCACCGCCATCATGGTCAGCACCGGCAAGGGCGCCGAGCACGGCGTGTTGATTCGCAACGCCGAGGCGCTGGAGAAAGCCCACCAGGTCAACACCGTGCTGCTGGACAAAACCGGCACCATTACCCGCGGGGAGCCCGCCGTGACGGACTTTGTGCCGGCCGAGGGCCAGGATGCTGCCCAGCTGCTGCAGGTCGTAGCGGCCGTGGAGCGTCAATCGGAGCACCCGCTGGCCGAGGCCGTGGTGCGCTACGCTGACGCGCAGGCAGCCACTGCCATTGCCGCCACGGGGTTCCAAGCCATCGAAGGCAAAGGGGCGCAGGCGTCCGTGAACGGGCAGGCAGTGCTCATCGGTAACTTCCGCCTGCTCGATGAGGCCGGTATTTCGCTTTCACCCCTGGTGCGCCGGCAGGCTGACGAGCTGCTTGGCCAAGCCAAGACCGTTCTCTACATTGCCGTGGGCGGAAAGGCAGCGGGTGTTATCGGGGTAGCTGATACAGTCCGCGAAACGTCGGCGGTGGCCATCAAACGGCTGCAAAGCATGGGCCTGGAAGTGGTGATGATGACCGGCGACAACCCCCAGACCGCGGCGCAGGTAGCCGGCCAGGTCGGCATCAAGCGCTACTTCGCCGAGGTGCTGCCCGCCGACAAAGCCGGTAAGGTGAAGGAGCTGCAGGCTGAGGGCCGCATCGTGGCCATGGTGGGCGACGGCATCAACGACGCGCCCGCCCTCGCGCAGGCCGACATTGGCTTGGCCATGGGTGGCGGCACCGACGTGGCCATGGAAGCGGCGGGCATCACACTCATGCGCTCGGATTTGCAGGGGGTGGTCACGGCCATTGAGCTCTCGCGCCAGACCATCCGCACCATCAAGCAGAACCTGTTTTTTGCCTTCATCTACAATACGCTGGGCATTCCTATTGCGGCGGGCCTTCTGTATCCCTTCTTCGGCATTTTGCTTTCGCCCATGCTGGCGGCCGGTGCCATGGCCCTGAGCTCGGTATCGGTGCTCACCAACTCGCTGCGCCTGCGCAGCTTCTCCCCCGCTAAAAACTAA
- a CDS encoding TolC family protein: MKYLKMKRVVNRLMLTLVLLALSPAVVRAQTVIGLDSAEAQALRRHPRLRQSDREIEEQRALKRGSFAPANPDFLFSAPTGEMWAPGVVQTIDLPNVYRQQSRVAQAGITLAERNRDVSRASVLRDTRLAYLSLQFAEAQVRQLTYQDSLFRVLRVATERLFTAGEVTSLQRISTDAEARQVTVLLQQATADRQAAQRRLGLLLGRPGEALATSTDLGRTGAELVQTSTALLAGLPAEDSSALVRSPTLAAATQNVALSQSGISLVRARRTPALTVGYQNQAFENSALKYRFQFGVSVPIWFWTYRSQLQAATARSQAASYQLQAQRLELSTQYQQAVADTRKFSASLGYYEQTGLPQSRAIISQSQRLFRAGEVSYLQLILSLNQAFAIQNTYLTTIRDYRQALVELNYLRGE, translated from the coding sequence ATGAAGTATTTGAAAATGAAACGCGTGGTGAACCGATTGATGCTGACCCTGGTGCTCCTCGCACTGAGCCCGGCCGTGGTGCGCGCGCAAACCGTTATCGGCCTGGATAGTGCCGAGGCCCAGGCCCTGCGCCGGCATCCGCGGCTGCGGCAGTCAGACCGCGAAATCGAGGAGCAGCGCGCCCTCAAGCGCGGCTCGTTTGCGCCCGCCAACCCGGACTTTCTGTTTTCGGCTCCCACGGGCGAGATGTGGGCTCCGGGCGTGGTGCAAACCATCGACCTGCCCAACGTGTACCGCCAGCAGTCCCGCGTGGCACAAGCCGGTATCACCCTGGCCGAGCGCAACCGCGACGTGAGCCGGGCCAGCGTGCTGCGCGACACGCGTTTGGCCTACCTGAGCCTGCAGTTTGCCGAAGCGCAGGTGCGGCAGCTCACCTACCAAGACAGCTTGTTCCGGGTATTGCGGGTGGCCACTGAGCGCCTGTTTACGGCCGGCGAAGTCACCTCGCTGCAGCGCATCAGCACCGACGCCGAAGCCCGGCAGGTGACCGTGCTGCTGCAGCAAGCCACCGCCGACCGCCAGGCCGCCCAACGCCGTTTGGGTTTGCTGCTCGGCCGACCCGGCGAAGCCCTGGCTACCAGCACCGACCTGGGCCGCACCGGCGCGGAGCTGGTCCAAACGAGCACGGCGCTCCTCGCGGGCCTGCCCGCCGAAGACAGCAGCGCCCTGGTGCGCAGCCCCACTTTGGCCGCTGCCACCCAAAACGTAGCCCTCAGCCAATCGGGCATCAGTCTGGTGCGGGCCCGGCGTACGCCGGCTCTGACGGTGGGCTATCAGAACCAGGCGTTTGAGAACTCAGCCCTAAAGTACCGCTTCCAATTTGGGGTGTCGGTGCCCATTTGGTTCTGGACTTACCGCTCGCAGCTGCAGGCAGCCACGGCCCGCTCCCAAGCGGCCAGCTACCAGTTGCAGGCCCAGCGCCTGGAGCTCAGCACTCAATACCAGCAAGCCGTGGCCGATACGCGCAAATTCTCGGCCTCGCTGGGCTACTACGAGCAGACTGGCCTGCCCCAGTCGCGGGCCATCATCAGCCAGTCCCAGCGCCTGTTCCGGGCCGGGGAAGTGAGTTACCTGCAGCTCATTTTGAGCCTGAACCAGGCCTTTGCCATCCAGAATACCTACCTGACCACCATCCGCGACTACCGCCAGGCTTTGGTCGAGCTTAACTACCTGCGGGGCGAATAA
- a CDS encoding helix-turn-helix domain-containing protein: protein MNSQLRSGFTLPAPGTHRLLIKNMVCPQCIRVVTEDLTALGLQVHRVVLGEADVTTADGQEPDLEPVRASLLAAGFALLEDPRAQLVEQIKTLLVTLIHYPEPGPRLLTYSDYLVQHLGRDYHYLSHLFSSEEGLTIEKFIIRQKVERAKELIGYGELSIAQVAGQLGYSSPAHLSRQFGQVTGLTPSEFQRLGPASHARRSLDSLL, encoded by the coding sequence ATGAACTCCCAACTCCGCTCCGGCTTCACGCTGCCCGCCCCCGGTACCCACCGGCTGCTGATTAAGAATATGGTGTGCCCCCAGTGCATCCGGGTGGTGACGGAAGACCTGACCGCCCTGGGCCTGCAGGTGCACCGTGTGGTGCTGGGCGAGGCCGACGTGACCACGGCCGACGGCCAGGAGCCCGACCTGGAACCCGTGCGTGCTAGCCTGCTGGCGGCGGGCTTTGCCCTGCTCGAAGACCCGCGGGCCCAACTGGTGGAGCAGATTAAGACCCTGCTCGTGACGCTCATTCACTACCCCGAGCCGGGCCCGCGCCTGCTGACCTATTCGGATTATCTGGTCCAGCACCTGGGGCGCGACTATCATTATTTGTCGCACCTGTTTTCGTCGGAGGAAGGCCTGACCATCGAGAAGTTCATCATCCGCCAGAAGGTGGAGCGGGCCAAGGAGCTCATCGGCTACGGCGAGCTGAGCATTGCTCAGGTGGCCGGGCAGCTGGGCTACAGCTCCCCGGCCCATCTCTCGCGGCAGTTCGGGCAGGTGACGGGCCTGACGCCCTCTGAGTTTCAGCGGCTCGGACCCGCCAGCCACGCCCGGCGCAGCCTGGATTCGCTGCTGTAG
- a CDS encoding heavy metal-binding domain-containing protein, whose product MHRIPLSLLALAGILTVTSCSSETESSKTTDTVTTPTNGPAEGTAEHGGGHTYACPMHPEVTSTKEGDKCPKCGMNLEHNDKVANGKTYEMKLVPTPTEVTAGQPTTLAFTPRETGNESAPVPLAVVHEKKIHLIIVSKDLGQFYHEHPEYTAAGDYKVQYTFPKGGDYVLFQDYTPTGSGHQLGRQPLTVKGAAYAPVKFKNDDMQWEKDGYQATLSFDKDLKVGQLLGMKINITQGGQPVTDLANYLGALGHVVVISEDTEQYLHVHPNDQADKGPNIGFNTNFEKPGLYRVFLQFNHAGKIHTGDFTINVKA is encoded by the coding sequence ATGCACCGCATACCGCTTTCCCTGCTGGCCTTGGCCGGCATCCTCACCGTCACCAGCTGCTCGTCCGAAACGGAGTCCAGCAAAACCACTGACACCGTCACTACGCCCACCAACGGCCCGGCCGAGGGCACCGCCGAGCACGGCGGCGGCCACACCTACGCCTGCCCCATGCACCCCGAAGTCACCAGCACCAAGGAAGGCGACAAGTGCCCCAAGTGCGGCATGAACCTGGAGCACAACGACAAGGTGGCCAACGGCAAAACCTACGAGATGAAGCTCGTGCCTACGCCGACGGAAGTAACCGCCGGGCAGCCCACCACCCTGGCTTTCACGCCCCGCGAAACGGGCAATGAGTCGGCCCCGGTGCCCCTGGCTGTGGTGCACGAGAAGAAGATTCACCTCATTATCGTTTCCAAGGACCTGGGCCAGTTCTACCACGAACACCCCGAGTACACGGCGGCCGGCGACTACAAAGTCCAGTACACCTTCCCCAAGGGTGGCGACTACGTGCTGTTCCAGGATTACACACCCACCGGCTCGGGCCACCAACTGGGCCGCCAGCCCCTCACAGTGAAGGGCGCGGCGTATGCCCCGGTCAAGTTCAAGAACGACGACATGCAGTGGGAAAAGGACGGCTACCAGGCCACCCTCTCATTTGACAAAGACCTGAAAGTGGGCCAACTGCTGGGCATGAAAATCAACATTACCCAGGGCGGGCAGCCGGTGACGGACCTCGCTAATTATCTCGGCGCGCTGGGCCACGTGGTGGTCATCAGCGAGGACACCGAGCAATACCTGCACGTGCACCCCAACGACCAGGCCGACAAGGGACCCAACATCGGCTTTAACACCAACTTCGAAAAGCCCGGCCTCTACCGCGTCTTCCTGCAGTTCAACCACGCGGGCAAGATTCACACCGGCGACTTCACCATCAACGTGAAAGCCTAG